Proteins found in one Coffea eugenioides isolate CCC68of chromosome 5, Ceug_1.0, whole genome shotgun sequence genomic segment:
- the LOC113771981 gene encoding uncharacterized protein LOC113771981, protein MRSTRSRSGRVPSTGAGQTSGAQQDRISEEHGSQRTQPNNEEAIAKMAEFVTDNPNIFEELGRYLKRQGKEKAESSKRRPTKSPEVPSGEDSEDGRLSRSTSRRASSKATSKIASISRAFSRGLLGKRAEDPPRRPGGLASDYMRAPPFTDDINGEMVPPNFKLPNLHTYDGRGDPEDHLRAFISAFRLYCVPDAVICRAFPIFLHGTARKWFWSLEPGSISSLDELIDRFIHRFVSSRPITKTSAYLLNLQQGQGESLRSYAQRFNEENVQIPDQNEQVTIAAFTNGLVAGIFNTEIHRQYPRTLRELWERVDQGIRSEDVNRMKREAQASRTGQDPRRRKDTGRGEPGPSGTSNQPRDRRSVFDRIVKGRLSTSDAELTPLNSSRTHVLAVMRQNHLGRNPPEIPGRRDKRNSNLYCAYHRNVGHETEDCNDLKREIENLIRQGYLKQFVRKDGGFNRSVSHRENRGPRRDDRRDTNMHCRGPEDRREDKQPPRDGSPGYGPNIAGVINTIAGGPTGGDSQNSRKRTYRQAEMEVAEPSSRLSEVITYGPADPVPAASSNHEALVIEVLTNNYVVKKVYVDPGSSVDVLYYRTFESLKLTREQLTPVRTPLVGFGGHVVHPEGMLTLMVTIGRHPRCRTVPVSFAVVKADSPYNMLIGRPTLNALRAVYSTYHLSFKFPTSAGVAEVSSDVGAARECYLATIQAAVTPRPSPRSEEKRPAVLSIDCIDPQKAEEPNRLEPGDEVELVVMDEAKPDQVVQVGAGLPPPLKEEMISLIKDHRDVFAWSADEVVGVPPELMTHQLNVDPQARPVRQKRRHFGPERSQAISDEVDKLLPAKMIHEVQYPTWLSNPVMVKKDTGGWRMCVDFTDLNKACPKDCYPLPRIDALVDAAMGYEILCFLDAFKGYHQIGMSEEDQEKTAFYTDRGTYCYTTMPFGLKNAGATYQRLINRLFQNQIGRNVEAYVDDILVKSLATSSFLSDVREVFGVLRDSRMKMNPKKCVFGVTSGKFLGYLVSHRGIEANPDKVKAIQDMSPPRNIREVQRLNGRLAALNRFLSQSAEKALPFFKVLKNADQFAWTEECQAAFDQLKQYLHHLPTLASPRPEEKLYLYLSAADEAVSAVLIRDEGTQVPVYYVSRALRGPETRYTQVEKLVLGLVHAARRLKPYFLAHPISVRTDQPIRQILVRPEASGRLTKWAVELGEYDLSYEPRTAIKAQALADFLAELTFTEGPESTSALPEVSTSSLWTLYVDGSSNGDGCGAGLLLEGPQGEVCSYALRFDFPATNNEAEYEALIAGLQLARKLGAQQIHVRSDSQLVVRQVIGEYEAKDETMQRYLSKVHQLTSYFKSFEIQRIPRSQNKRADALSRLASTSFSDLNKTVLVEVLSEPGYVEEVACPVHSEETWMTPFILFLGQGVLPEDRAEARKIQRKAPRYALREGELYKRSYLGPWLRCVTPEAGREVLHEIHEGLCGAHIGHRMLAKKAMLLGYFWPSLRQDSQDLVLGCPSCQVHAPEHHQPSNFMVPITSPWPFEQWGTDIIGPFPKAVGGYTFLVTAVDYFTKWVEAEPLRTISGLAIQKFFWKCIICRFGIPQIIISDNGRQFAENPFKTWCENLGIKQHFTSVGHPQANGQAENFNRTLLHGLKTRLHQAGSSWVEELPSVLWSYRTTPRSATQETPFSLTYGAEAVIPAEILTPSPRLAAYAAEVNDEERQLDLDLVEERRNLASARIASYKNTLAHYYNARVKHRRFQPGDLVLRKNSISRAEPQGKLCPKWEGPYRVVESNLKGYCKLSYRDGSLVPRSWHAENLRLYYV, encoded by the coding sequence ATGAGATCCACGCGTTCCAGAAGCGGAAGAGTTCCCTCAACAGGGGCTGGGCAGACATCCGGAGCCCAGCAAGATCGTATCTCTGAGGAACATGGGTCCCAAAGGACCCAGCCCAACAATGAGGAGGCCATCGCCAAGATGGCCGAGTTTGTCACGGACAACCCCAACATCTTTGAGGAACTAGGAAGGTACCTCAAGAggcagggaaaagaaaaagccgaGTCTTCCAAGAGGAGACCGACGAAGTCCCCTGAAGTGCCCTCAGGCGAGGACTCCGAAGATGGGCGTCTATCTCGGAGCACCTCCAGGCGAGCCTCATCCAAGGCAACCTCCAAGATTGCCTCCATCTCCCGAGCGTTTTCTCGGGGACTACTGGGAAAACGAGCCGAGGACCCACCTCGGCGCCCCGGGGGCCTAGCTTCTGACTACATGAGGGCTCCGCCCTTCACGGATGACATCAATGGGGAGATGGTGCCCCCAAACTTTaagcttccaaatttgcacACCTATGACGGCCGAGGTGACCCCGAGGATCACCTCCGCGCCTTCATCTCCGCATTCCGACTCTACTGCGTCCCCGACGCCGTGATCTGTCGGGCTTTTCCCATCTTCCTACACGGGACTGCCCGAAAGTGGTTCTGGAGTTTGGAGCCGGGGAGCATTTCCTCCCTGGATGAGCTGATAGACCGGTTCATCCACCGCTTTGTGTCGTCTCGACCAATAACAAAGACTTCAGCTTACCTCTTGAACCTGCAACAGGGTCAGGGCGAGTCACTTCGCTCGTACGCCCAAAGGTTCAACGAGGAGAATGTACAGATACCTGACCAGAACGAGCAAGTAACTATTGCTGCCTTCACCAACGGGTTAGTAGCAGGGATCTTTAACACCGAAATCCATCGGCAGTACCCCCGTACACTCCGGGAGCTCTGGGAAAGAGTGGACCAGGGAATCCGAAGCGAAGATGTAAATCGCATGAAGCGAGAAGCCCAAGCATCTCGTACGGGGCAAGATCCCCGGAGGAGGAAAGACACTGGCCGAGGTGAACCAGGCCCAAGTGGCACTTCAAACCAACCCCGAGACCGCCGAAGTGTCTTCGACCGGATCGTGAAAGGCAGATTGTCCACCTCGGACGCCGAGCTGACGCCCCTCAATTCGAGCCGGACCCACGTCCTGGCTGTGATGAGGCAGAATCACCTCGGCCGCAACCCTCCCGAAATTCCGGGGAGGAGAGATAAGAGGAACTCGAACCTCTACTGTGCCTACCACCGTAATGTAGGACACGAGACTGAGGACTGCAATGACCTGAAGCGGGAAATCGAAAATTTGATCCGGCAAGGATACCTGAAGCAATTCGTCCGCAAGGATGGAGGCTTCAACCGAAGCGTCTCCCACCGGGAGAACCGGGGCCCCCGCCGAGACGACCGACGGGACACGAACATGCATTGCCGAGGTCCCGAAGACCGTAGGGAGGACAAGCAGCCCCCACGCGATGGCTCACCGGGCTACGGCCCCAACATCGCCGGGGTGATCAACACCATCGCGGGAGGACCAACGGGAGGAGACAGCCAGAACTCCCGGAAGCGGACCTACCGCCAGGCCGAGATGGAGGTGGCCGAGCCGAGCTCTCGGCTGTCCGAGGTCATCACCTACGGCCCCGCTGACCCCGTTCCTGCGGCCTCCAGCAATCATGAagctcttgtgattgaagtccTCACCAACAACTACGTAGTCAAAAAGGTCTACGTAGACCCCGGAAGCTCGGTAGACGTCCTGTACTACCGAACTTTcgaaagtttgaaactgaccaGGGAGCAACTCACTCCTGTCAGAACTCCCCTCGTGGGATTCGGGGGACACGTCGTCCACCCGGAGGGCATGTTGACCCTGATGGTAACAATCGGGCGTCATCCACGCTGCCGAACTGTGCCTGTCAGTTTTGCGGTGGTCAAAGCAGACTCGCCCTACAATATGCTGATAGGCCGGCCCACGCTCAATGCCTTGAGAGCCGTATACTCCACCTACCACCTGAGCTTTAAATTCCCAACATCTGCGGGGGTGGCTGAGGTGAGCAGCGATGTGGGCGCCGCCCGGGAGTGCTACCTCGCCACCATTCAAGCAGCAGTCACCCCCCGGCCCTCACCGAGGTCAGAAGAAAAGAGGCCAGCGGTCCTCTCCATAGACTGCATCGACCCTCAGAAGGCAGAAGAGCCCAACAGGCTGGAGCCCGGGGATGAGGTGGAACTGGTGGTCATGGATGAAGCGAAACCTGACCAAGTGGTCCAGGTAGGGGCGGGACTCCCCCCACccctgaaagaagaaatgatctCCCTGATCAAAGACCATCGAGACGTCTTCGCGTGGTCCGCGGATGAAGTGGTCGGAGTGCCACCCGAGCTCATGACTCACCAACTCAACGTTGACCCGCAGGCCCGACCTGTGCGACAGAAACGAAGGCACTTCGGCCCCGAACGTAGCCAAGCCATATCGGATGAGGTCGACAAGCTCTTGCCGGCCAAGATGATCCACGAGGTCCAATATCCCACCTGGCTATCCAATCCAGTCATGGTAAAAAAGGACACCGGGGGATGGAGAATGTGTGTTGACTTCACCGACCTCAACAAGgcctgccccaaagattgctatcCTCTGCCAAGGATAGACGCCCTCGTCGACGCGGCGATGGGGTATGAAATCCTCTGCTTCCTAGATGCCTTCAAAGGGTATCATCAAATAGGAATGAGTGAGGAGGACCAAGAGAAAACGGCGTTCTACACCGACCGAGGTACTTATTGTTACACTACCATGCCCTTCGGGCTAAAGAACGCCGGGGCGACCTACCAAAGGCTGATCAACCGACTCTTCCAGAATCAGATCGGCCGCAATGTGGAGGCCTATGTGGATGACATCCTCGTTAAAAGCCTCGCCACTTCATCCTTTCTGTCAGACGTGAGGGAAGTCTTTGGTGTCCTGCGAGACTCGAGGATGAAGATGAATCCCAAGAAGTGCGTCTTCGGCGTCACCTCGGGAAAATTCTTGGGGTATCTGGTTTCCCACCGGGGAATCGAGGCCAACCCCGACAAGGTGAAGGCCATTCAGGACATGTCCCCACCTCGGAACATCCGAGAAGTCCAACGGCTGAATGGACGCCTGGCCGCGCTGAATCGCTTCCTGTCCCAATCAGCCGAGAAAGCTCTGCCTTTCTTTAAGGTGCTGAAAAATGCTGACCAGTTCGCCTGGACTGAGGAGTGTCAGGCTGCTTTCGACCAGCTGAAGCAGTACTTGCATCACCTACCAACTCTCGCTTCACCTCGGCCCGAGGAGAagctctacctctacctctccGCAGCCGACGAGGCTGTCAGCGCTGTGCTCATCCGAGATGAGGGCACCCAAGTGCCGGTCTACTACGTCAGCCGAGCCCTCCGCGGGCCGGAGACCCGATACACGCAAGTGGAAAAACTTGTGCTGGGGCTCGTCCACGCAGCTCGGCGGTTGAAACCCTACTTCTTAGCCCATCCCATCTCGGTCAGGACCGACCAGCCCATTCGGCAAATATTGGTGCGACCCGAAGCTTCTGGTCGCCTCACCAAGTGGGCTGTCGAATTGGGAGAATATGACTTGTCCTACGAGCCACGCACCGCCATAAAAGCTCAAGCTTTAGCTGACTTCCTTGCTGAGCTCACCTTCACGGAAGGTCCGGAGTCCACTTCAGCCTTACCCGAGGTGTCCACCTCATCCCTGTGGACATTGTATGTCGATGGATCCTCTAATGGAGACGGCTGCGGAGCCGGACTGCTCCTGGAAGGACCTCAGGGGGAGGTTTGCTCTTACGCCCTCCGCTTTGACTTCCCGGCCACCAACAATGAAGCCGAGTACGAGGCTCTAATCGCTGGACTCCAGCTAGCCCGCAAGCTCGGCGCCCAGCAAATCCATGTCCGCAGTGACTCCCAGCTCGTGGTACGCCAAGTTATTGGTGAGTACGAGGCCAAGGATGAGACCATGCAACGGTACCTctccaaagttcaccaactcACCTCGTACTTCAAGTCATTCGAAATCCAAAGGATCCCTCGGTCCCAGAATAAGCGAGCCGACGCCTTATCCCGGCTGGCTTCCACTTCATTCTCTGACCTCAACAAAACCGTCTTGGTGGAGGTCCTGAGTGAACCAGGGTACGTGGAAGAGGTGGCCTGCCCCGTGCACTCTGAAGAAACTTGGATGACCCCGTTCATCCTTTTCTTAGGTCAAGGAGTCCTTCCCGAAGACCGAGCTGAAGCAAGGAAGATACAACGCAAAGCCCCTCGGTATGCGCTCCGCGAGGGAGAACTATATAAGCGCTCCTACCTCGGCCCATGGTTGAGGTGTGTCACCCCCGAGGCAGGACGCGAGGTCCTCCACGAGATCCACGAGGGCCTATGTGGGGCTCACATCGGCCACAGGATGCTGGCTAAGAAGGCTATGCTCCTGGGATATTTTTGGCCCTCACTTCGGCAAGACTCTCAGGACCTCGTTCTCGGCTGCCCTTCCTGCCAAGTCCACGCACCCGAGCACCACCAGCCTTCAAATTTCATGGTCCCCATCACTTCACCCTGGCCGTTTGAGCAATGGGGGACAGACATCATAGGTCCCTTCCCCAAAGCCGTCGGGGGTTATACTTTCTTAGTAACCGCTGTGGAttacttcaccaagtgggtCGAGGCCGAGCCACTTCGGACCATCTCAGGGCTGgccattcaaaaattcttttggaagTGCATTATCTGCCGCTTCGGCATACCTCAGATCATCATTTCGGACAATGGGAGACAGTTTGCCGAGAACCCATTCAAGACTTGGTGCGAGAACCTCGGCATCAAACAACACTTCACTTCGGTAGGCCACCCTCAGGCCAATGGTCAAGCAGAGAACTTCAACCGAACTCTCCTGCATGGTCTCAAGACCCGACTACACCAAGCTGGGTCATCTTGGGTGGAGGAACTCCCCAGTGTCCTGTGGTCGTATCGAACCACGCCGAGGTCAGCGACGCAAGAGACCCCATTCTCCCTGACCTACGGCGCCGAGGCGGTCATCCCGGCTGAGATCCTTACCCCCAGCCCTCGGCTGGCAGCCTATGCCGCCGAGGTGAACGACGAAGAGAGGCAGCTGGACCTCGACCTCGTCGAAGAACGAAGGAACCTCGCCTCAGCCCGGATAGCTTCTTACAAGAACACACTGGCACACTACTACAATGCCCGCGTAAAACATCGTAGATTCCAACCTGGAGACTTGGTTCTGAGAAAAAACTCGATCAGCCGAGCTGAGCCCCAAGGCAAACTGTGTCCGAAATGGGAAGGCCCCTACCGGGTTGTCGAGTCTAATCTTAAGGGATATTGTAAGTTAAGCTACCGAGATGGCTCATTAGTGCCGAGGTCTTGGCACGCCGAGAACCTCAGATTGTATTATGTTTGA